The region ctcaatgaaagtcttagaaaagtcccattttgtgtttattaaacaaacAAGTGTTAGATACACCATGTGAAAACCACACATACATGTCTCAACAAAAAATCTGCATGAATTTGATCAATCTAATTCATTTTCttgtagaaaaaaataagaagttgAATGGAAGTAATGAAATAGGCATTTGTGACCATGATTTAGCTTACACAGtataaacacaatatgtaacaGACTTTTTAGGCTTATATATCACACATCTGGATGAaatattctacccaggaatattcaacCCTGAAATCTGTTACTCAGtattccaaatgcatctgtggatATTTTATGCTGACAACAATGACAATTCACCGTTGTCTTTAATGCAGGATTTTATCTAAATGTcagaagacatttacatttacatttaagtcatttagcagacgctcttatccagagcgacttacaaaaatgaacatacacaaaatagtccaaattagtgaagtgaaatgtaaaaaataacttgtttctaaaaaattacaaaaataaaacaaactgaaaagtggtgcgtgcatatgtattcacccccccttgctatgaagcccctaaataagatctggtgcaaccaattaccttcaaagtCACATATATtagtaaataaagtccacctgtgtgcaatctaagtgtcacatgatctcagtatatatcaGCTGTTCTGAAGTCAagaaagcggcaccatgaagaccaaggagctctccaaacaggtcagggacaaagtttggagaagtacagatcacggttgggttataaaaaaatatctgaacttTGAACATCCAAGGACGCATTAAATCCatgattaaaaaatggaaagaatatggcaccacaacaacctgccaagagagtgcgCCACAACCAAGACAGAAGGAGGgcataatcagagaggcaacaagagaccaaagataacccttaaGGCGCTGCAAAGCTCCaagtccataggaccactttaagccgtacactccacgagctgggctttacggaagagtggccagaaaaagccattgcttaaagaaaaaaataaacaaacagttTGTGGTGTTCGCAAGGCATGTGGagactcccaaacatatggaagaaggtattctggtcagatgagactaaaattgagctttttggccatcaaggaaaacaccatGTCTGGCGCaaccccaacacctctcatcacccgagaacacatCCATGTTTTCCatcgcagggactgggaaactggtcagatttgaagaaattatggatggcgctaaatacaagaaatgcttgagggaaacctgtttcagtcttcagagatttgagactgggacagagttcaccttccagcaggacatgaccctaagcatactgctaagcaACACTAAGTGGTTTAAGGGAACATTTAAGTGTCTTGGAATGGCGTAGTCAAACCAGACCTCATCCAATTGagatctgtggtatgacttaaagatggatgggttccgctggtgtacagcaactTCAAGAAGCTGGAGCTGGTGTACAGCAAACTTcaagaagctggagcagtttttccttgaagaatggcaaAGATCCAGTGGCTAGatttgccaagcttatagagacataccccaagagacttgcagctgcaaGAGGTGgctccacaaagtattgacttttggtggtgaatagtaatgcacgctcaagttttgtttgtctaattttctttatttgtttcacaataaaactattttgcatcttcaaagtggtaggcatgttgtgtaaatcaaatgataaaacTAGAGGtcgccgatttaattagggccgatatcaagtttttcataacaatcggaaatggtaattttggacaccgattttttttttacacctttatttaactagcgcagtcagttaagaaactttcttattttcaatgacggcctaggaacggtggttaactgccttgttcaggggcagaacgacagatttttaccttgtcagctcagggattcaatcttgcaaccttacggttaactagtccaacgctcctgCCTCatgaggagcccgcctgttacgtggaatgcagtaagaagcaaggtaagttgctagctagcaataaacttatctttataaaaacaacatcaatcaatcataaactattataactacacatggttgatgatattactagtttatctagcgtgacctgcgttgcatataatcgatgcggtgcgcatttcgcgaaaaaggactgtcttgCTCCAACGTGTACTAACCATAACAGATCAATGCCTTTTCTTAaaacaatacacagaagtatatatttttaaacctgcaatatttgctaaaataaatccaggttagcaggtaaattaaccaggtgaaattgtgtcacttcttctcttgcgttcattgcacgcagagtcgaGTATCTGCAAACGTTtggggccgcctggctcgttgtgactaatttgccagaattctacgtaaattaacataacattgaaggttgtgcatgtAAAAGGAATACTTAGACTTATGATGCCACCGTTTATGATAAagtacggaatggttccgtatttcacttgaaagaataaaagttttattttcgaggtgatagtttccggattcgccATAttatgacctaaggctcgtatttctgttgtgttattaTGTATAATATGTCTATGATTTGATGGAGCAGTCTGGACTGAGCGTGGTAGGCACGAGCAcgtcgtaagcattcattcaacagcactttcgtgcgttttgccacagctcttcgcaatgctccaagcattgcgctgttttgACTTCAAGCCATCACTCCCGAGATTCAGgcctggtgtaaccgatgtgaatggctagctagtttagcggggtgcgcgcttaATAGCggttttcaaacgtcactcgctctgagacttggagtagttatctccttgctctgcatgggtaacggtgcttcgagggtggctgttgtcgatgtgttcctggttcgagcccaggtagcggcgaggagaggatggaagctaATATACTGCAACCTGGCAANNNNNNNNNNNNNNNNNNNNNNNNNgaagtgatgaaagaaataaagctgaaataaattattctctctactattatcttgacatttcacatctaaaaataaagtggtgaccctaactgaccatAGACAGCAAAATTTTTACTAGATTAATGAGAATTGTgataaacagagtttaaatgatttttgctaaggtgtatgtaaacttcgctTTAACTGTACAACTTAACCAAATTacactccagaccaaaggacacatttccatcggtctaatgtctatGGCTCGTatttcttgcccaagcaagtctcttcttcttattggtgtcctttatagtggtttctttgcagcaattcatacagtctcctctgacagtgatgtgagatgtgtctgtacttGAACACTGTGAGCATTGTTTGGTgaacatttctgaggctggtaactctatgaacttatcctctgcagcagaggtaactctggatttccattctgtggcggtcctcatgagagctagtttcactAGCGCTTGATGGTGTTTGCGACGCACttgagaaactttcaaagttctggacattttctgtattgactgacttcatgtctatagtaatgatggactgtcgttctcTTTTTGTTATTGAGctgtcttgccataatatggacttggtcttttacaaatagGGCttctctgtataccaccccaacctggtcacaacacaactgattgactcaaacgcattaagaaggaaagaaatcccacacATTAACTTTAAGAAGGCACTtctgttaattgaatgcattccaggtgactacctcatgaagctggttgagggaatgccaagagtgtgcaaagcgtcatcaaggcaaagggtgactatttgaagaatctcaaatataaatatattttgatttgttaatatttcatgttatttattctacaatataaaaagtagtaaattgtaaaaataaagaaaaaccttgaatgagtaggtgttctaaaacttttgaccggtagtgtacattttattGATTCATCTATTGGAATTAATTTAAAATGTGAAAGATAATGATCGTCACCACAATATTGAATTCTTTTGCATTCCTTTGATATTTTAGATAATAATTAttcaccaatattgcattttaaaatgaagtgcccttttaatatagaccacaaaAAATTCTGATTTATTATATGAATAAGACATTTCTAGCCTGTatcaaaattcagcattttgacatttcCCTTTGTGCATTtatgtgacttctaggaagattttaaccaacTGAACCAACATTTCTATAAGTTTTCACCATAATAAAGGCTAGTTATTTTTTGGCTTTGACAAATTATTATCTGAGATTATTATTTGTTGAttagtgattagtgattcattagTGATTAGTGATTATTTCCATTTGTTGATTAGTGTTAGTGATTGAttagtgattagtgattcattttcattTATTTCCCTAATTTTACGgtgaaaatattattttcaaaagacattgaacatctaatgtgaaatcatagtgtaaaatcaggtgagctggttctacttttTGGCATATTCTGTTGTTTGTGGGTGGGAACTGaacgggtcgagcataacacatcaCCCTGTTactatagatagacaggctagatttaaaaaaaaaattgtgaagcttgcattcaattgtccCTTCTTGTTGCACATAAGAAGGGTCATTGCCCTAGGCTGAAGACCGACGTTGAATTAGATAGAATTCGTCGGGCGAAAATTGGGATCGAGAAAGTTTCCTCTCAAGACTCTACAAGCATAatgctgaatatatatatatttttactattttttgttaatggcaaatatattttattcattATTCTGCCTTGTAGAGACTATTTCTTTAAGCCTGATATCATGGAGTCACATGGTAACAGTCTGATGTTTGCCAACCATTCCCTTCACAAGGGATTCATGACTGATTTAAGATGAATTATTtacctgttactttatttggcacttaatagccattttttatttaacctttgagaTGGGAAAAAGTCTTTTTTATTAAATTTAATATGTgctctttattttttacaccaaGTTACACTACTCAAAGCCACCTAATTGGTGTAATACCCAATAGCCAGGTGCATCACTATTCCATTGAGATCTATTACTACTAGTATGTAGGCAATATGTATTTctcccatctttagtccactcagcagatcaatgctctctgtccatcctctactgtctctctgactagcagcagatcaggcttccatcctccatgtctactgactgtaaagataaagagtgagaggatgttggactTAGAATTCTGATATGGAGCATCTTCTGATGGACAATGAGGATTGCTATGAGTACTTGCAAAcatgttagttgatttgattacttgGCAGTCTTTAATGGTTTGAATAATTCGAAAGACATGGTTCCACATTTAAGACAAATGTATCAgagtagtagtgctgatctaggatctgtacatataatcttattcattatgatctaaaggcAAAACTGATGCAGGTCAGCACTCACGTTTTTGTGTGGATTCAGGCTCTGACCTAATACCGTTCAGCACTCTCACTTTACAATTGGGCTACATAAGTGAGACTGTGGTgttcctgtgctgctcagctggttcctctgtaagttcaggaggaggtgtagtctggttgtcctccatgaccatagTCCCCTCAGAGTTCCAGActctcctctcacccccttcACCAGCAGCACTCTGGACTTCCTCGTGGAAGAGACAGGTAATCCTCAGGTATGTACACACCGGACATTTGACTGGAAGCATTTAATTATctgacatttgagaaatgtacaagacccatatgcattgggtgcataacctgatggcgtccacccacggtgctcagaatgacagaaatcacattcagACTATGGTCATCATCTCAATAGAACGTGCATCCTTCTTACCAATTCCGATgcacactttgaagatgttagaataactgtccacattgtTACTCTTCTTGTTGGCTGAAGAAAAGTCAAACAGCAttatcactagcctatgtcaatctactatcccatagtagaaaagtgtaCCTATTCTATTGTCAGCTTGTCGTTTTGTGCGAGAAAGAAATTGCCTATTCCAACGACCTGGACAGTTTGGGACGAAGATCCAAAGTCATCAACCAGTAGGCCTCGGCTacatcaaaacattttaaaaaccaatgaggctgatgcaacagatcagaacatttagcttaaaatgttgataaactattatttcttcacattataagcgcaccAATGTGCACAAGGCAGTGTGCGAATTttattccataatgcaattagcgggaaaacacagCTGTTAAAAGTGCACGCACATGCGAGTGTTGGTCACTATTACATAGAGATACTTTTTTAATTCTCAACTGGTATGAAGCGTACTTCCCTTCCCATTCAGTGCATACACCACCACTTGCAGTGTGAGCTGGAGGCATTATGCATTTTCaaaacatacttaattgtttgaaacattAACATTTACTTCATTTTATGAGGCAAGTCTTATGTATATTGTAAGTATATATTGGTTATAAAATTGTTGTGTTTttatgcagaatagggtgagatGTGATGTATACTAAAAAGAGTCAATGAAGTCTTAgaaaagtcccattttgtgttATTAAACAAACAAGTGTTAGATACACCATGTGAAAACCACACATAATGTCTAACAAAAAATCTGCATGAATTgatcaatttaattcattttcttgtagaaaaaaataagaagttgAATGGAAGTAATGAAAAAGGCATTTGTGACCATGATTTAGCTTACACAGTATACACAATATGTACAGACTTTTTAGGCTTATATATCAACATCTGGATGAaatattctacccaggaatattcaacCCTGAAATCTGTTACTCAGTATTCAAATGCATCTGTGGATATTTTATGCTGACAACAATGACAATTCACCGTTGTCTTTAATGCAGGATTTTATCTAAAGAACAATGACAATTCACCGTTGTCTTTAATGCAGGATTTTATCTAAATGTCAGAAGACCtttctcccgtgtggaccttcaggtgcatcttcaggttaccagcctgggcgaagcgcatgtgacactgggtacagctgtagggtttctcccccgTGTGGACCCTTTGGTGCCTCTTCAGGGTGCAAGCCTGGgcaaagcgcatgtgacactgggtacagctgaagggtttctcccctgtgtggaccctctggtgaatctccaccttctgggggcagctgaagcctttgttacagaacatgcagaggaaccgtttctctttactattgcctgTTGTGGCTCCCTCTCCCTGAGCCTTAGCTCTAGTCCTTttgtttgagttcaatacctgatcgaaaaggatGCGACCGTGTGAATCGGAAGGTTTCATCGACGTGGACTCTGGGTCGCGATCCCTGAAAGTGAGTAAAGGGGAGTGGGTCACGACATTTAGATTTGTCTCTAAACTTTCCCTGTAGTCTAAGAAGTCACTGGTGTTGCCTAGTGAGTGTCCTTCTCTTAAGTGAGTCTCGTCTACATTCCATGTCAGTGCATcaccctccactttcacagtcaccgCATCTACCACTATatcctctcctttcttttctaggcacccttcagagtatacactactactgtacggGTTCATTTCCCCTCTCATAGGATTAGTCTGTGTATCTAAGCCCACAGGCATGTCATCAGGtatcatctctgtctctgtagcgTATGAAGAGGACGGATCATTGCCAGTCTGTAACGAGTCACCTGAGTCCTGATGGGATAGAACCGTCCTCGGGCTACCGTAAAGTAAATTCTCTGAGCggggagcaggaggacagccaaGTTGCCCCAGCCCCGTTAAAGTCtcggtgtctgtctctgacttgagggcggcgttcggcgttccactgacctccgtgatgctgcaTTGGGTCTTGGGTTGCGCTGGAATGGTGGTGGGGTCCTCCGTGGCTACAGGGGGCGCCACTCCAGTCGCTGAtgcagtctggatgtctctgctgtgccgtgggtcctcctctccttcagacctctcctgcttgacctcaggacctgcagcctctgcagactgacacaagaagTACATGTTTATAATAGGCTTCGCGTTTATATCATCAAATTCATGGAAACGTGGTGAAAAAATAAGATATACAGTGccgtcagaaagtatttatacccctggacttattccacattttgttgtgttacagcctgaattcaaaatgtattaaatcgattgttttctcacccatctacagtgccttgaaaaggattcatcccccttggcgtttctcttattttgttgcattacaacctgtaatttaaatagatttttatttggatttcatgtaatgaacatacacaaaatagtacaaattagtgaagtgaaatgtaaaaaataacttgtttctaaaaaattacaaaaataaaacaaactgaaaagtggtgcgtgcatatgtattcaccccctttgctatgaagcccctaaataagatctggtgcaaccaattaccttctaaagtcacataattagttaaataaagtccacctgtgtgcaatctaagtgtcacatgatctcagtatatatacagctgtTCTGAAAGTCAAGKaagcggcaccatgaagaccaaggagctctccaaacaggtcagggacaaagttgtggagagtaGATAACGGGTGGTTATaacaaaatatctgaaactttgaaatACCAATGAGGCCATTAAtccatgattaaaaaaaaaacaaaaaaaaattaaaggaatATGGCCACACAACTAAGAAAAAACTAAAGAGAAACAAAAAAAGAggataaaaatagagaaaaaaaaaagcaacaagagagaaaataaacaaaaaacataaagcGCTGCAAAGCTCACAGCGAATATTGGAGATCTGTCCataagaccactttaagccgtaacATCCACAGagtggctttacggaagagtggcgaAAAAGCCAtgtcttaaagaaaaaaataaacaacatgtTGGTGTTCGCAAAAGgcatgggagactccccaaacatatagaaggtactctggtcagatgagactaaaattaagcttttggccatcaagaaaaacacatgtctggcgcaaacccaacacctctcatcacccgagaacaccatccatgTTTTCCATCTACAGggatgggaaactggtcagatttgAAGAAATTATGGATGGCGTAAATACAAGAAatgcttgagggaaacctgtttcagtcttccagagatttgagactgggacagaggttcaccttccagcaggacaatgacctaagcatactgctaaagcaacactgtGTGgttaagggaaacatttaaatgtcttggaatggcgtAGTCAaaccagacctcaatccaattgagaatctttggtatgacttaaagatggatgggttccgctggtgtacagcaaactTCAAGAAGCTGGAGCTGGTGCTACAGCAAACTTcaagaagctggagcagtttttcctgaagaatgggcaaagatcccagtggctagatttgccaagcttatagagacattacccaagagacttgcagctgcaaGAGGTGgctccacaaagtattgactttgtgtggtgaatagtaatgcacgctcaagtttgtttgtctaatttctttatttgttttcacaataaaaactattttcgatcttcaaagtggtaggcatgttgtgtaaatcaaatgatacaaactagAGTCGACCGATTTAATTAGGCTAtcaaagttttcataacaatcggaaatcggtaattttggacaccgattttgcagatttattttattttttacacctttattaactaggcaagtcagttaaacacattcttattttcaatgatgcctaggaacgtgggttaactgccttgttcaggggcagaacgacaatttttaccttgtcactcagggattcaatcttgcaacttacggttaactagtccaacgctctgcctcatgaggagcccgcctgttacgtgaATGCCAGTAAGaagcaaggtaagttgctagctagcaataaacttatcttataaaaaacaatcaatcaatcataatcactagttataactacacatggttgatgatattactagtttatctagcgtgacctgcgttgcatataatcgatgcggtgcgcattcgcgaaaaaggactgtcgttgctccaacgtgtacctaaccataaacatcaatgcctttcttaaaatcaatacacagaagtatatatttttaaacctgcatatttagctaaaagaaatccaggttagcaggtaatattaaccaggtgaaattgtgtcacttctcttgcgttcattgcacgcagagtcagagtatatgcaacagtttgggccgcctggctcgttgtgaactaatttgccagaattctacgtaattatgacataacattgaaggttgtgcaatgtaaaagGAATacttagacttatggatgccacccgttagataaaatacggaatggttccgtatttcactgaaagaYTAAAAGTTTtattttcgaggtgatagtttccggattcgaccatattaatgacctaaggctcgtatttctgtgtgttattatgttataattatgtCTATGATTTGatggagcagtctgactgagcgatggtaggcacgagcacgctcgtaagcattcattcaaacagcactttcgtgcgttttgccagcagctcttcgcaatgctccaagcattgcgctgtttatgacttcaagcctatcaactcccgagattaggctggtgtaaccgatgtgaaatggctagctagttagcggggtgcgcgctaatagcggttCAAACGTCACTRgctctgagacttggagtagttattccccttgctctgcatgggtaacggtgcttcgagggtggctgttgtcgatgtgttcctggttcgagcccaggtagcggcgaggagagggatggaagctatactgctacactggcaatactaaagtgcctataagaacaaccaatagtcaaaggtatatgaaatacaaatggtatagagagaaatagttatataattcctataataactacaacctaaaacttcttaccttgaaatattgaagtctcatgttaaaaggaaccaccagctttcatatgttctcatgttctgagcaaggaacttaaacgttagctttcttacatggcacatattgcacttttactttcttctccaacactttgtttttgcattatttaaaccaaattgaacatgtttcattatttatttgaggctaaattgattttattgatgtattatattaagttaaaataagtgtttattcagtattgttgtaatcgtcattattacaaatacattttaagaaattgactgattaatcggtatcggcttttttttggtcttccaataatcggtatcggcggtgaaaaatcataatcggtcgacctctaatWcaaaccccccaaaaatccactttaattccaggttgtaaggcaaccaaATAGGAGAAATAccaagggaggtgaatacttccgcaagccactgtatacacAATACAGcatagtgacaaagtgaaaacatattttttgaaatgttagcaattttttggaaaatgaaatgcagaaatatctcatatacataagtattcacacccataaaacaatacatgttagaatcacctttgtcagcggttacagctgtgaatctttctgggtaagtctactagagctttgcacaactggattgattgtacaatatttacacattattcttttttaaattcttcaagctgtcaagttggttgttgatcattgctagacagccattttcaagtcttgcaatagattttcaagacaatttaagtcaaaacagtaactaggccacttaggaacattcaaggTCATCTTGCAatgcatatttggccttgtgttttaggttattgtcctgctgaatttgtctcccattgtctgctggaaagcagactgaaccaggtttttcactaggattttgcctgtgcttagctctatactGTTAccttttatcctaaaaactcccttgtctttgccgatgacaagcatacccataacatgacgcagccacccccatgcttgaaaatatgaagaacggcactcagtgatgtgtagtgtttgccccaaacataactttaTGTCCTSACTACAAAGCTTTCATttcttgccacattttttgcagatttacagagccttcggaaagtatatagccccttgactttttccacattttgttacattatagcctgtttaaaaaaaaaacatttcccctcatcaatctacacacaataccccataatgacaaagtgaaaacaggttttaataaataccttattttcataagtattcagaccctttMctttgagactcgaaaatgagttcaggtgcatcctgtttccattgatcatccttgagatgtttctacaacttgattggagtgcacttgtagtaaattcaattgattggacatgatttggaaaggcacacacctgtctatttaaggtcccacagttgacagtgcatgtcagagcaaaaaccaagcaatgaggttgaaggaattgtccgtagagctctgagacaggattgtgtcgaggcacagatctcgggaagagtaccaaaacatttctgtagcattgaaggtccccaaggacacagtggcccAATCATTCTTAAATCTAGGAAGTTTGGAagcatcaagactcttcctagagctggccgcccgggccaaactgagcaattggaggcgaagggccttggtcagggaggtgaccaagaacccgatggttcatctgacagagctctagagttcctctgtggagatgggagaaccttccagaaggacaaccatttctgcagccctccaccaatcaggcctttatggtagagtggtcagacggaagccactctttagtaaaaggcacatgacagcccacttggagtttgccaaaaggcacctaaaggactctcagactattcgaaacaagattctctggtcagatgaaaccaagactgaactctttggcctgaatYCCAAGCGTCACTTcgagaggaaacctggcaccatccttacggtgaagcatggtgatggcagcatcatgctgtggggatgtttttcagcgacagggactgggacactagtcaggatctaggaaaagatgaacggagcaaagtagagagagatccttgatgaaaacctgctccagagtgctcaggacctcagactggggcgaaggttcacctaccaacaggacaacgaccctaagcacacagccaagacaacacaggagtggcttcgggacaagtctcaatgtccttgagtggcccagccagaacccgaacgaatatctctggagacctgaaaatagctgtgcagcaacgctccccatccaacctga is a window of Salvelinus sp. IW2-2015 linkage group LG13, ASM291031v2, whole genome shotgun sequence DNA encoding:
- the LOC139028592 gene encoding uncharacterized protein → MANCMVFHTQIASIMEVLANAAVAEICKLVDDDYAVFRLEISESQKQNRALRRKLQFQELKVARERADRTMRERVLASSVKILDRGMTRGGRHLTGGHRSFVKPAGHHTWRDDQPIIVDEGSGTSTQHXIMIEVVMQQNKRNAKGDESFSRHCRWSAEAAGPEVKQERSEGEEDPRHSRDIQTASATGVAPPVATEDPTTIPAQPKTQCSITEVSGTPNAALKSETDTETLTGLGQLGCPPAPRSENLLYGSPRTVLSHQDSGDSLQTGNDPSSSYATETEMIPDDMPVGLDTQTNPMRGEMNPYSSSVYSEGCLEKKGEDIVVDAVTVKVEGDALTWNVDETHLREGHSLGNTSDFLDYRESLETNLNVVTHSPLLTFRDRDPESTSMKPSDSHGRILFDQVLNSNKRTRAKAQGEGATTGNSKEKRFLCMFCNKGFSCPQKVEIHQRVHTGEKPFSCTQCHMRFAQACTLKRHQRVHTGEKPYSCTQCHMRFAQAGNLKMHLKVHTGERSSDI